CTGGGTGACGTGATCCCCACCGCCGACGACGCCGAGACCTTCGCGGCCCATTGCATCGCGGTGCTGAAGGACCCCGCCCACGCGGAGGACCTCGCCCGCCGCGGCCACGCGCGCATCGACGCGCAGCTCGACTTCCCGATGTTCGCGTCCATCGTCGACCACGCCGTGGACCAGGCGCTCGCGCCGCGCAACGCCGGCCGCTCCACTCCGGTGGCCGACCGGGCGGCCTGAAGGAACGACACGCCATGAACCGCCTGCTGACGCTCCTCCTCGCCGCGTGCCTGGGCACCGCCGCGGTCGCCGCGCCGCCGCCCGACACGGCCGCCTCCGGCCCCACACCCTATCCCGGCGACGCGAAGGACTGGCCCGGCCAGGGCGCCATCCGTGTGTTCGGCTGGATGACCGACAACCGCAAGGCGTTCTGGACCGAACGGGAGCGCAAGCAGGGCGCCGTGGTGTTCGCCGGCGACTCGCTGATCGGCGGCTGGCGCACCATGGCGAAGGACTTCCCCGACCTGAACGTCGCCAACCGCGGCATCGGCGGCGAACCCACCCGCGGCCTGCTCTTCCGCTTCCAGGAGGACGTGCTCGACCTGCACCCGAAGGCCATCGTGCTGCTGAGCGGCAGCAACGACCTGAGCGCCCAGCAGGACCCGAAGCAGAGCCGCGCGAACCTCGCCGCGATGCTCGACCAGGCCGCCAAGGCCGCGCCGGGCGTGCCCATCGTGCTGTGCACGGTGCCGCCGCGGCAGGACCCGAAGGCGCCGGTGGACCCGGCCAGGGTGCGCGAACTCAACCGGCAGATCGCCTCGCTGGCCGAGGGCCGCAAGAACGTCGTGGTGCTCGACCTGCACGCGCTGCTCGCCGGCCCCGACGGCAACCCGGTGCCCGAACTGTTCGGCGCCGACCGCCTGCACATCTCCGCCGCCGGCTTCGAGCGCTTCCGCGACGCGCTGGCCCCGGTGCTCAAGCAACTGAACGTCGGCTGACCCACCATGGCCTTCACCTCACCGACCTTCATCGCCTTCATCCTGGCCGTCGTGCTGCTGACGAGCCTGGCGCCCTCGCCCGCGGGCCGCGCCACGGTGCTGTTCGTCGCGAACCTCGTGTTCATCGGCAGCTACGTCACCAGCCCGCTGCAGGTGGCCCCGCTCGCCGTGTTCCTCGCCCTGTGCTGGGCGCTCGTGGAGGCCGTGCGCCGCACACGCTCCGGCGCCGTGCTGGCCGGCGGCCTCGTGGCCGTGATCGCCACCTTCGTCGTGCTGAAGAAGTTCAGCTTCCTCGGCGACGGGCTCGTGCTGCCGTTCCCGTACCTGCTCGTGGGCCTGTCGTACATCCTCTTCCGCGTGCTGCACCTGATGGTGGACGCGAAGCAGGGCGAGCTGCCGGGGGCGGTGTCGCCGTTCCGCTTCTTCAACTACACCTGCAACTTCCTGTCGTTCACGGCCGGCCCGATCCAGCGCTACGCCGACCACGCCGAGCAGTCGCAACGGCCGCTCGTGCTCGACGAGGACACCGTCTACCGCGCCTTCGCCCGCACCATCGTCGGTTTCGTGAAGGTGGGCGTGGTCTCGGCCATCTTCAACTACCTGTTCGACAACCTGTCGACCCGCATCCTGGCCGACGTGGCGCCGTCGTGGCCCGTCTTCTGCGCCATCTACGTGGCCGCCGCGGTGGCCTACACCGTGTACCTGTACGCCAACTTCTCGGGCTACATGGACATCGTGATCGGCGTGGGCCGCCTGATGGGCCAGGACCTGCCCGAGAACTTCAACCAACCCTTCCTCGCGCGCAACTTCCTCGACTTCTGGGCGCGCTGGCACATGACCCTGTCCGACTGGTTCAAGACCTACGTCTTCAACCCGCTGCTCAAGGTGCTGGCCACGCGCTTCACGTCGGCGAAGGCCGGCCCGTACCTCGGTGTCGTGGCGTTCTTCGTGACCTTCCTGATCATGGGCGTGTGGCACGGCACCACGGCCATCTTCGTGGTGTACGGCCTGCTGATGGGTGCGGGCGCCAGCCTCAACAAGCTGTGGCAGGTGATGGCGGTCAAGCGCTTCGGCAAGAAGGCCTACAAGGCCTTCTGCGAACGCACGGCGGTGATCTGCTTCTCGCGCGGGCTCACCCTCGCCTACTTCGCGTTCGCGCTCACGTGCCTGTGGACGGACCTGAACCAGATGACGTCGCTGCTGCGCCACCTGGGCGCCACGGGTGTGGTGGCCAGCTACGTCGGGCTGGCCGCCGCCGCGGGCCTCGCCTTCTTCGTGTGGGACACGGTCACCGCGTGGGCCGCGCCGCTGCGCGCGGGTGCCGCCTCGGTGTCGGGCGGGGTGGTGGCCCGCAACATCGTGCTCGCGCTGCAGATCCTCCTCATCGTGACGGTCGCCTCGTTCTTCCACAAGGCGCCCGAGTTCGTCTACCGGGCCTTCTGACATGACGCTGATCCTCAAGCAGATCGCCACCCTCGCCGCCTCGCTGCTGGCGCTCTACGGCATCGCGCTCGCGGTGACCCTCGTGCTCGTGCCCGGCACCGACGTGGGCCGGCAGCTCGACGCGGGCCAGGCCCGCTCGTCGCTGTTCATGACCGAGCCGAAGTACGTCTTCCTCGCACGCTCGTCGCTCGACACGACCGACGACAAGGTCATCCTGCTCGGGGCGTCGAACATGCAGGTGGGCTTCCGCCAGGCCCAGGTGCAGGCCCTCGTGCCCGGCGCCGAGGTGCACAACCTCTCGGTGGGCGGCTCCAACATCACGCAGGTGTCCCAGATCGTCGACCTCGTGCGCGAGGTGCAGTCGCCCGAGGCGCGCCGCCACAACACGTACGTGATCGGCCTCTGGTACGGCCTGTTCGCCGACGACAGCGTGCGGTGGCACACCGACGACCGCCACGCGGGCGACACCGACATCGACATCGAGCGCTACCGCTACGGCTTCTACCGCCGCACGGAACACGGCCCCGAGCCGCTGCTGCCGCCCGACCGCCTCGACACCGGCGTGCTGCTGATCCACCCGTACCTCGTGCTGGACCGCACCGCACGGGACCTGACCCGCTCGCTGCGCGGCTTCCTCAACGCGAAGCCGAAGGACATCACCGACGACGAACGCAACGCGGTCGTGCTGAGCGAGGAACAGAAGCAGAAGTACCTCGCCTTCTGGCGCGACTACATGGGCAACACGAAGACGCTGTCCGAGAAGCCGTTCGAGACGCTGCAGCACACCATCGACGGCATCCTCGCCGAAGGCGGCCGCGTGGTGCTCGTCGACCTGCCCATCCCGCCGTGGCACGCGCAGGGCGCCGTGCTGGCGTCCGACTACACGCGCCGCACCGCGCCGCTCTTCGCGCAGCTGCAGACCCGGCCGGGCGTGACCGTGGTGGCCGCCATCGACGGCCCCGAGGCCGACTTCAGCGACGAAGTTCACCCGAAGCCCCGTGTCACCGAACGCTGGGCGCAGCGGCTGGCCACCGCGGTGACGGCCAGCACCGGTGTCGCGCTCACCACGCGTTCGGCCAGTGCGCAATGACCCCTTTCCCTTTGAACGACCCGAGGACGACGACATGAGCCAGGACACCACCTACGCCAAGCTGACCGAAATCTTCCACGACGTGTTCGACGACGACAGCATCGCCGTCACGCCCGAACTCACCGCCGACGACGTCGACGAATGGGACAGCCTGAGCCACATCCGCCTCGTGCTCGCCGTCGAGAAGAAGTTCGGCCTCAAGTTCTCGGCCGCCGAAGTGGGCCGCCTGAAGAACGTGGGGGAGTTCGTCTCGCTGATCGAGGCGAAGGCCACGACGGCGTGAGCGACGCCATGACCGTGCTGGAACACGAACCGGTCGAGGTCCTGGCCCTCGCGGACCTGCGCGAAGGTGTGTCCGCCACCGTGGACTTCACCGTCACGCCGGAACAGATGCGGGCCTTCGCCGAGTTGTCCGGCGACTTCAACCCGCTGCACGTCGACGACACGTTCGCCCGCGGCAAGAAGTTCGACGGCGCCGTCGTGTACGGCGCGCTGCTCGTCGCGAAGGTCTCGCGGCTGATCGGCATGCGGCTGCCCGGGCGCGACAGCGTGTGGGCCAGCATCGCGATGGACTTCAAGAAGCCGCTGTACGTGAACCAGCCGGCGGAGGTGGAGGGCACGGTGGCCGAGGTGTCGGAATCCACCGGGCTCGTGGTGCTGCGGCTCGCGGTGCGGGCCGGCGGCAAGGTGCTGGCCAAGGGCCGTGCGGAGGTGCTTCTTGTCGGTTGATTCCGTTCATTTCCTGGTGTCCGGCGGTTCGGGGGGCATCGGCGCGGCCGTGTGCGACGCGCTCGCCGCCCGCGGCGTCGTGCCCGTCGTGGGCTATGCCCGCAACGCCGAGGCGGCCGCGGTCGTGGCCACGCGCACCGGCGGCTTTTCGCTGCAGCTCGACCTCACCGACGAGGACGGCGTGGCCGCGGCCGTCGAACGCCTGGAGCAACTGCCCCGGCTCGGCGGCATCGTGCTGGCCGGGTCGCCCGCCCTCGCGCCGATGCCCTTCGGCAAGATCACCCCGGACGACATGGCCGCGCAATGGCTCGTCAACGTGCTGGGCCCGCAACAGCTGCTCGCCGAACTCGTGCGCCGCTGCTTCCGCCGCCACAAGCAGGGCGCGGTGGTGGGCGTGCTGACCCAGGCGATGGGCAGTGGTGCAAGCGGCATCGAGGGCGCGTCGTCCGGCATGGGCGCCTACGTGATCGCCAAGCACGGCCTGGCCGGCGTGCTCGCGATGGCCGCCGCCGACTACCCCTGGCTGCGCGTGCGCGCCGTGCGCCCCGGCTACACCGAGACCCGCATGCTCGAGGCGTTCGACGAACGGTTCCTCGACCTGCAACGCGAGAAGGCTCCGTTCTCCACTCCCGAGGACGTGGCCGCGACGATTCTTCACGAGGCATTGGAGGAGACCCCATGAGCAACGCGCTGTACGCCGGCCTGGCCTGGCTGCCCGAGCCCCCCGCCGATTTTTCCACCCGCGTGCGCGCCCTGCCCGACGCCGGCGCCGACCTCGGCCGCCAGCTGCAGCACCTCGCCACGCACCGGCTCGACGAGAACCAGCTGCACAAGCTCGCGAAGGCCGTCACGAAGGCGCAGGCCGCGAAACAGTCGTTCGCGCCGCTGACGCCGTTCCGACTCGGCATCGTCAGCAACGCCACGTCGCACTTCATCGTGCCCGCGCTCGTCGCCACCGCGGCGCGGCACGGCATCGCGCTCGAGTGCATCGAGGCCGACTACGACCAGGTGATGCAGTCCGCGCTGTCGCCCGATTCGGAGATCAACCGCGCGCAGTGCGACGCCGTGTTGATCGCGGTGGATCACCGCGGCCTGCCGCTGTCGCCCACGCCGGGCGATGCCGAGGCGGCCGAACGCACGGTCGAGACGGCCCTCGCCCACCTGAACATGATCCGCAGCGGACTGCGTTCGAACGGCAAGGCCATCGCCATCGTGCAGACGGTGCCGCGCCCGGTCGAGTCGGCCTTCGGCAGTTTCGACCTCGCGCTCGCGGGCACGCAGCGCCAGGTGATCGACGACCTGAACCGCGCCATCGGCCGCAGCATCCCCGGCAGCGAGGACCTGCTGTTCGACGTCGCGAACCTCGCCGAGACGGTGGGCCTCGCCGACTGGCACGACACCACGCTCTGGAACATGGCCAAGCTGCCGTTCGCCAGTGCCTTCCTGCCGCTGTACGCCGACCAGGTGTGCCGACTCGTCGCCGCGCTGCGGGGCAAGAGCCGCAAGTGCCTGATCCTCGACCTCGACAACACCGTGTGGGGCGGCGTGATCGGCGACGACGGCCTGGAGGGCATCGTGATCGGCCAGGGCGACGCCACCGGCGAAGCGCACCTGTCGGTACAGCGCACGGCCCTCGCGCTGCGCGACCGCGGCATCGTGCTCGCAGTGTCCAGCAAGAACACCGACGAGGTGGCCCGCAAGCCGTTCCGCGAGCACCCCGAGATGCTGCTGCGCGAGGACCACCTCGCCGTCTTCCAGGCCAACTGGAACGACAAGGCGACCAACATCAAGGCCATCGCCGAGGAGCTGTCGCTCGGCCTCGACGCCATGGTGTTCCTCGACGACAACCCGATGGAACGCGACCTCGTGCGCCGCATGCTGCCGCAAGTGGCCGTGCCCGAGCTGCCGGCCGACCCGGCGCTGTACGCCCGCACGCTGCTGGCCGCCGGCTACTTCGAGGCCATCGCCTACTCCGGCGAGGACCGCCAGCGCGCCGCGTTCTACCAGGACAACGCCCGCCGCGTGAACCTGCAGAAGCAGGCCGGGGACGTCGACGCCTACCTCGCCTCGCTCGACATGCGCATGACGCTGCAACCCTTCGACGACACCGGCCGCGCCCGCATCGCGCAGCTGATCAACAAGTCGAACCAGTTCAACCTCACCACGCGCCGCTACACCGAGGCCGACGTGGCCGACGCGCAGGCCGACGCAGACGCCTTCACGCTGCAGGTTCGCCTGGCCGACACCTTCGGCGACAACGGCATGATCAGCGTGATCCTGTGCCGCCGCACCGGCAACGACTGGGACATCGACACCTGGCTGATGAGCTGCCGCGTGCTCGGCCGCAAGGTCGAGCAGGCCGTGCTGCAGGAACTCGTGCAGCAGGCGAAGGCCCGCGGCCTGCGCCGCCTCGTGGGCACCTACCTGCCCACCGAGAAGAACAAGCTGGTCGAGGGGCACTACGAGAAGCTCGGGTTCACGAAGGTGCACGACCTGGCGGGCGGCGGGACCGTCTGGTCGCTGGACGTGGGGTCGGTGGCCGTGGTGGAACTGCCGATCGCGATCGAGCGGATCGGGTTCGGCGAAGCGATGGCCGAAGCGGCCTGACTTTCACCAACAACACTGTCACCCCGGCGCAGGCCGGGGCCCTCGGCCTCGGGCAAGCGCCCAGGGTCCCGGCCTGCGCCGGGATGACCTGTGTTTCATGTGTGGCTCAGCGGATCACGCGCAACCGCATCAACGCCGTCTTCAATGCCTTCGGCCGCGCCCCCGGCGCGAAGCGCCACAGGATCAGCGTGCGGGCCAGCGAGGCGGGCGCCAACGCCACCATCGTCGACCACACCACCAACACCAGCCGGCCCTTGGTCGACACCCCCTGCGGCCAGGAGGCTGCGGCGACCGCGTCCCGCAACACCTTGAAGCGGTTGTCGCGCGCGATGGGATGCGCCTCGGGCGCCAGCCGCAGCGACGCGAGCCGGTACGGCAGGTACGACAGGCTGCGGTCGAGCACCCGATCGGGCATCTCGAACCCCGCCCCGCGCGCGATGCGCTGCGCATAGGCGAACCGCGCCTGCGTGCGCACCACCTCGCGCGCGAACTTCGCACCGTTCACGTCCGACATCGCGCCGTCGTTGCTGCCGTGCACGCGGTACGACACCAGCGGCTTCGGCACCGTCACCACGTCGCCGAGGAACGGCGCGGCCGCGAGCGGGGCCGAGTCGGCGATGCGGAACAGGCTGTCGTCCTGCGGCAGGATCTTCGAGAGGAACGTGTGCGAGTAGGCATTGCCCGAGCCAGGCGGGGTGGGATACGCGCTGGTGGTGAGCGACCAGCGGGTGATCTCTTCCGGGGTGGGCGTCGCGGCCGGGTACTGCGGGAACGTGCCCCCCAGCGGCCGGCCCTGCGCGTCGATGCTGCGCATCTGGAACTGCACCTTGCTGACCCGGGGCGTCCACAGCGGCGCGAGCGCGCGCACGATGTCCGGGGCCAGCACGTCGTCGGAGTCGAGCAGGAACACCACCTCGCCGCGGGCCCGCGCGAAGCCGGCGTTGCAGGCCGCGGCCTGGCCCGCATTGGGCTGCAGCACGGCCTCGATGCGGTCGCCGTAGCGGGCGATGACGTCCCGCGAGGCGTCGGTGGAGCCGTCGTCGACGACGACCACCTGCACGCGCGGCCAGTCGAGCGCGAGCGCGCTGTCGATCGCGTCGCCGACGTACGCCGCGTAG
This genomic stretch from Piscinibacter gummiphilus harbors:
- a CDS encoding GDSL-type esterase/lipase family protein — protein: MNRLLTLLLAACLGTAAVAAPPPDTAASGPTPYPGDAKDWPGQGAIRVFGWMTDNRKAFWTERERKQGAVVFAGDSLIGGWRTMAKDFPDLNVANRGIGGEPTRGLLFRFQEDVLDLHPKAIVLLSGSNDLSAQQDPKQSRANLAAMLDQAAKAAPGVPIVLCTVPPRQDPKAPVDPARVRELNRQIASLAEGRKNVVVLDLHALLAGPDGNPVPELFGADRLHISAAGFERFRDALAPVLKQLNVG
- a CDS encoding MBOAT family O-acyltransferase, giving the protein MAFTSPTFIAFILAVVLLTSLAPSPAGRATVLFVANLVFIGSYVTSPLQVAPLAVFLALCWALVEAVRRTRSGAVLAGGLVAVIATFVVLKKFSFLGDGLVLPFPYLLVGLSYILFRVLHLMVDAKQGELPGAVSPFRFFNYTCNFLSFTAGPIQRYADHAEQSQRPLVLDEDTVYRAFARTIVGFVKVGVVSAIFNYLFDNLSTRILADVAPSWPVFCAIYVAAAVAYTVYLYANFSGYMDIVIGVGRLMGQDLPENFNQPFLARNFLDFWARWHMTLSDWFKTYVFNPLLKVLATRFTSAKAGPYLGVVAFFVTFLIMGVWHGTTAIFVVYGLLMGAGASLNKLWQVMAVKRFGKKAYKAFCERTAVICFSRGLTLAYFAFALTCLWTDLNQMTSLLRHLGATGVVASYVGLAAAAGLAFFVWDTVTAWAAPLRAGAASVSGGVVARNIVLALQILLIVTVASFFHKAPEFVYRAF
- a CDS encoding acyl carrier protein produces the protein MSQDTTYAKLTEIFHDVFDDDSIAVTPELTADDVDEWDSLSHIRLVLAVEKKFGLKFSAAEVGRLKNVGEFVSLIEAKATTA
- a CDS encoding MaoC/PaaZ C-terminal domain-containing protein, translating into MSDAMTVLEHEPVEVLALADLREGVSATVDFTVTPEQMRAFAELSGDFNPLHVDDTFARGKKFDGAVVYGALLVAKVSRLIGMRLPGRDSVWASIAMDFKKPLYVNQPAEVEGTVAEVSESTGLVVLRLAVRAGGKVLAKGRAEVLLVG
- a CDS encoding SDR family oxidoreductase, which produces MSVDSVHFLVSGGSGGIGAAVCDALAARGVVPVVGYARNAEAAAVVATRTGGFSLQLDLTDEDGVAAAVERLEQLPRLGGIVLAGSPALAPMPFGKITPDDMAAQWLVNVLGPQQLLAELVRRCFRRHKQGAVVGVLTQAMGSGASGIEGASSGMGAYVIAKHGLAGVLAMAAADYPWLRVRAVRPGYTETRMLEAFDERFLDLQREKAPFSTPEDVAATILHEALEETP
- a CDS encoding HAD-IIIC family phosphatase → MSNALYAGLAWLPEPPADFSTRVRALPDAGADLGRQLQHLATHRLDENQLHKLAKAVTKAQAAKQSFAPLTPFRLGIVSNATSHFIVPALVATAARHGIALECIEADYDQVMQSALSPDSEINRAQCDAVLIAVDHRGLPLSPTPGDAEAAERTVETALAHLNMIRSGLRSNGKAIAIVQTVPRPVESAFGSFDLALAGTQRQVIDDLNRAIGRSIPGSEDLLFDVANLAETVGLADWHDTTLWNMAKLPFASAFLPLYADQVCRLVAALRGKSRKCLILDLDNTVWGGVIGDDGLEGIVIGQGDATGEAHLSVQRTALALRDRGIVLAVSSKNTDEVARKPFREHPEMLLREDHLAVFQANWNDKATNIKAIAEELSLGLDAMVFLDDNPMERDLVRRMLPQVAVPELPADPALYARTLLAAGYFEAIAYSGEDRQRAAFYQDNARRVNLQKQAGDVDAYLASLDMRMTLQPFDDTGRARIAQLINKSNQFNLTTRRYTEADVADAQADADAFTLQVRLADTFGDNGMISVILCRRTGNDWDIDTWLMSCRVLGRKVEQAVLQELVQQAKARGLRRLVGTYLPTEKNKLVEGHYEKLGFTKVHDLAGGGTVWSLDVGSVAVVELPIAIERIGFGEAMAEAA
- a CDS encoding glycosyltransferase family 2 protein, producing the protein MLDPNALVSVVIPNYNYAAYVGDAIDSALALDWPRVQVVVVDDGSTDASRDVIARYGDRIEAVLQPNAGQAAACNAGFARARGEVVFLLDSDDVLAPDIVRALAPLWTPRVSKVQFQMRSIDAQGRPLGGTFPQYPAATPTPEEITRWSLTTSAYPTPPGSGNAYSHTFLSKILPQDDSLFRIADSAPLAAAPFLGDVVTVPKPLVSYRVHGSNDGAMSDVNGAKFAREVVRTQARFAYAQRIARGAGFEMPDRVLDRSLSYLPYRLASLRLAPEAHPIARDNRFKVLRDAVAAASWPQGVSTKGRLVLVVWSTMVALAPASLARTLILWRFAPGARPKALKTALMRLRVIR